The Trypanosoma brucei brucei TREU927 chromosome 4, complete sequence genomic sequence ggtgtgctgccCACTGCGCTGTGCTGCTCTCTATGTCAGTAAAGATTAGCGTTACGGGCTCCACCGGCTCCTTGGGAGCACTGTCATTGTCACGCGCACCACGGCGCAGAACATagagcaccaccaccagaggCGCAGCAAACAAAGCCAAGGCGACGAGGGAACCAACAATAACTCCGGCAAGTTGTGCGGACGACAACTTAATGGCGTTAGGATCAGCGTAGCGTATCAATGGCGTGACGGGCGAGGTTAATGGCGGTACGGAGGCATTTAATGCACGTGCCAGTGACCACATGGAAATACGCGTTGCGCCATAGTTCACGACACACACCTCTCCTTGTTCAGGGACTGGGTCATTGGCTGTGAAGcactccttctcctcttcctcttcaaaagGACCGTACCGCATTTCATCCGCGGTAATGATAGATTGCATGTAGATGGTGTCAAGCAGCGTTTTGGGTGTCACATACTCCATGCGTGGGAGGACGGCTTGAGCAAACCGTGCAGCAGCGTACcccagcaacggcagcggcttCCATGCTGATGAGTCTGGCAATGCGGTATGAAATTCTCTTACGATCTCTGATGACGTATTGGCGTCTGCCCAGTGAGGTAAACTTGTCGCGAACTGCACACGCTCAGCGTTCGGGTTACCATTGAATGCGCTGACCAGCTCATCATACATCAGGGCAACGTCGAAGAATGGGATGAGCACACGCACATCTGGGTTGCGATCCAGGTGCGCTGCGAGCAAGGAAGGGTCACCGGGGGCAAGACCAATAACAAACGCATTCCCACGGTTTGGCAGGCGCCCAACAAGGGTGGCATTGTCATCCAGCACAGCTACCGTTTGCAGTGTTCCGCCGTGCATCCAAACAATCTTCCGCAGTGCGACCTCAATGATGGTGGCATCAGCTCCACGTACGATGGCAGACATAGGGGCGCTGGCACTTGTGTTTGTCACGTaacccacaacaacaaacaactgcTGCTCGAGTGTGGGTGAAAGTTGAATCACGTTTTTGCCACGATGATGCAGGCGTGGTGTAAGCATTACGGGGTCAACGAAGGCAACTTCGGCAATGGACAGCATCGCATCGTCAACGACACCAAACACAGCCGTCACACTCCTTGTGTCAAGCTGATGCTGCAATGTTCTGGCACTTTCCGCTGAGGATGATGCCATTGAATGAAAGAACAGTTGTCGTGAAAGAACTGAATCCTTTTCGCTGATCGGTGAGTGCAGTGCCGCTGACATCGACGCATATGTATCCACAGGTAGCGCCGTATCAAACAAAGTTAAGGACAGGATACTCATCGGTGATGGGATTCTCGGTTTGTTTATGTAACACTTTTTGGAATCAAAAATTGTTACTCCGCCGTTGACTGGAAATAATCTATAGCTACTACCAATAACGTTTATGTATACCACACTTCCTCCCTGATTACAGTTGCATGCTGCTCCTCGCTCACCGGCCCCACCTTTGCAGTCTCCACCAAAAtcaccaatcacaaggtCGTCAATAACATAACGGCGCTGGTTATACAGTGACTCCATGAATGCCTTCCTGCTTGTTAGCCACTCCCGACTACTTAGCGCCTGGGACAGCACTTCTCCCGCAATCCACCCATACACCATAAGCCTCCCATCCACGTCGTCGTGGTCGAAGTTATCCGTGCCATTGAAAACAGTCACTCCAGGATTAGCGCTCAGGTACGACCTCATGTGATCCTGAAAGCGCCTGATTGCTTGGTATCGTATGTCTGCTGCTAGTGGATTTGTTCCAGTCAATATTACCTGTCCAAATTTCAAAGGCGCCCCTGCAGCTTCCAATGCCTCGCGCCACGCTCCTACGATAGAAAACTCGAGTGCCGAAGGAGCCAGTACATAAGCGTCGCGTGTACGTTTGTCAGCTACCATCTTTTTCATAAACTGTATTGAATCTTTTCCAGGTGGTGCAAATAAAATTACGCCCTGAGGTTCTGTTAGAGCGAAATCGTTCCATAAGAAATCGAAATTGTGACTGCCATACAAACCTTCGTCGTCGATATTCTTTGTGAACACACCGCACAGCTCACGACCCATATGAGAGAACAGCTCTACTGCATGCTTATACTCACTATCACCAAAGGACGCGTTCTGAAGATACATAAATCCAATCCGAAGCAGGCGCAGTTGGCTGACGGCGTGCCGCACCAATGCAATAAGCTCGGCAGTGGGTGACACGCGGATAAAATATATGTTGGGATTCCATCCACGCACAATACTCGACCCTGTAGATGGAGCGAAGGCAACCAGATCTTCCCGCTTCAGCAATGGAAGTAATAACACCGTACGGCGGTCACTTAATGgtccaaacacaacaaataaaccCTTTTCTGTAGTAGCAACACGTTGTAAGGCATCAACTACTTCAACGTTGTTAGGGGGAGGCGGCACAACCTGCACCGTTACATTGGGTGCCACAGTCCACTGGCGAGCGGCAAATGACGCATTGAGGCC encodes the following:
- a CDS encoding receptor-type adenylate cyclase GRESAG 4, putative, with amino-acid sequence MIYHSETDGPHTPAASKSAGYAVWHCRLSTVMALLLFSNVLPAHSEGNIKVKVYSFIYSPYVEYRLVEAINAGLNASFAARQWTVAPNVTVQVVPPPPNNVEVVDALQRVATTEKGLFVVFGPLSDRRTVLLLPLLKREDLVAFAPSTGSSIVRGWNPNIYFIRVSPTAELIALVRHAVSQLRLLRIGFMYLQNASFGDSEYKHAVELFSHMGRELCGVFTKNIDDEGLYGSHNFDFLWNDFALTEPQGVILFAPPGKDSIQFMKKMVADKRTRDAYVLAPSALEFSIVGAWREALEAAGAPLKFGQVILTGTNPLAADIRYQAIRRFQDHMRSYLSANPGVTVFNGTDNFDHDDVDGRLMVYGWIAGEVLSQALSSREWLTSRKAFMESLYNQRRYVIDDLVIGDFGGDCKGGAGERGAACNCNQGGSVVYINVIGSSYRLFPVNGGVTIFDSKKCYINKPRIPSPMSILSLTLFDTALPVDTYASMSAALHSPISEKDSVLSRQLFFHSMASSSAESARTLQHQLDTRSVTAVFGVVDDAMLSIAEVAFVDPVMLTPRLHHRGKNVIQLSPTLEQQLFVVVGYVTNTSASAPMSAIVRGADATIIEVALRKIVWMHGGTLQTVAVLDDNATLVGRLPNRGNAFVIGLAPGDPSLLAAHLDRNPDVRVLIPFFDVALMYDELVSAFNGNPNAERVQFATSLPHWADANTSSEIVREFHTALPDSSAWKPLPLLGYAAARFAQAVLPRMEYVTPKTLLDTIYMQSIITADEMRYGPFEEEEEKECFTANDPVPEQGEVCVVNYGATRISMWSLARALNASVPPLTSPVTPLIRYADPNAIKLSSAQLAGVIVGSLVALALFAAPLVVVLYVLRRGARDNDSAPKEPVEPVTLIFTDIESSTAQWAAHPELMPDAVSTHHRLIRSLIVQYGCYEVKTVGDSFMIACKKPFAAAQLASDLQRCFLCHEWGTTAFDDSYREFERQRADDDNEYKAPSARLDPEVYRQLWNGLRVRVGVHTGLCDIRHDEVTKGYDYYGRTSNMAARTESVANGGQVLLTRAAYLSLSNSERGQLDVTALGSMSLRGVPEPVEMYQLNAVVGRSFAALRLDHEVVEDGDLSSTSFSDTGSLRGVLSGTSQMIDSCLHAVFGTVPLSQRQKLLMPLCERWQVSLPPSSKATWNEEYCEGVIRRIAVKVGRVVDHCAAVGSEHSVSTLRSASLIIISNHGLERELHGN